A genomic segment from Necator americanus strain Aroian chromosome III, whole genome shotgun sequence encodes:
- a CDS encoding hypothetical protein (NECATOR_CHRIII.G11271.T1) has product MRKLEWDDMGVKVDGRQLHHLRFADDVVLITPSISQAEQMLTEFNETCGCIGLQLNLQKMMFMRNGWVSDAPFTLSRTNTSECTNYVCLGRELNMMNDLTPELGRRRRAAWGAYKSIEDVVKKTRNTRLRAHLFNTTVLPALTYASETWAFRKQEENAVSVIERAIERE; this is encoded by the coding sequence atgcgaaagctggaatgggacgacatgggagtgaaggttgatggtcggcagctacaccatttgcgctttgctgatgacgtcgtactgataacacctagcatcagccaagcggaacaaatgctgaccgaattcaacgaaacatgtggatgcatcgggcTTCAGCTGAATTTACAAAAgatgatgttcatgcggaacggatgggtctcggatgccccattcacgctcagcAGAACGAACACATCCGAATGCACCAACTACGTTtgtctgggtcgggaactgaacatgatgaacgacctgacccccgagctgggcagaaggagaCGAGcagcttggggagcgtacaagagcatcgaggatgtagtgaagaagaccaggaacacccggctccgtgctcacctcttcaacaccaccgtacttcctgctttgacctatgcttcggaaacctgggcatttcgcaagcaggaagaaaacgcggtgagcgtcattgaacgtgCAATTgagagagagtga
- a CDS encoding hypothetical protein (NECATOR_CHRIII.G11272.T1) — MAICTYNARTLASEAAIEDLMMQAKKIKYDDIGLTETRRRHPLNAVYETGEELFLGTCESRGVGGVGVLVNTRTAKNIDSFEHLMTRIGRLRMRRCGPTPALTIFVAYAPTSSYEEEEVEAFYMDLEKFYREDHALYKVVIGDFNAKVSPRRTPEEVYIGTHGLQWNDQGERLSEFIMTTKTIHGNSQFQKPSSLRWTWESPGGGYRNEMDHIIVNKRFCLTDVAVVPKFYTGSDHRLLGGRFSFTRRPEEAAKFRGRNPRTIINWDLFATLAGFWEDSAMDNIDEEYDRLVEHLHDCAKKAESFKTTKRRLSLQTLELIRQRGAARAAGNQELTSELARLCREAIKEDLKERRAEVLVEAADVGKSIRYARRDFASRKTRMTALRNPKGTAIASRRGMEKIIYDFYSDLFDSHVHLPPHHLREDGQVIPEILPFEIRHAILSVRNRAALDPDRIRPKHLKSLPPVLISTLARLFTRYLAECKVPKQWKTSKTVLLCKKGDPHDIGNYRPIRLLSVIYKLFTRVILNRIEKVLDEGQPCEQAGFRKGFSTIDHNPSLSKHIEVSREYKMPLCLTFID, encoded by the coding sequence atggcgatctgtacttataacgcacgtacgcttgcatcggaagcggccatcgaagatctgatgatgcaagccaagaagatcaagtacgacgacatcggactgaccgagacgagacgacgtcaccctctcaacgccgtatatgaaactggagaagaactgttcttaggaacatgcgagagtagaggtgttggtggagttggcgtcctcgtcaacacgagaacggcaaagaacatcgactctttcgaacatcTTATGActcgaatcggacgtctgcggatgagaagatgtggtccaacaccagctttgactattttcgtcgcttacgctccaacatcaagctacgaagaagaagaagtcgaagctttctatatggacctggagaagttctaccgagaagatcatgccttatACAAGGTcgtaattggcgatttcaacgccaaagttagcccaagaagaacgccggaggaagtttacatcgggacccacggcctacaatggaatgaccagggggagaggctctccgagttcatcatgacgactaagaccatccatgggaactcgcaattccagaagccctcctctctacgctggacgtgggagtcacccggtggagggtaccgtaatgaaatggaccacatcatcgtcaataaaaggttctgcctgacggacgtcgctgttgtaccaaagttctatacgggatcggaccatcgcctcctaggaggaagattttccttcacaaggagaccAGAGGAAGCCGCCAAATTcagagggagaaatcccaggactatcatcaactgggatctcttcgctacgttagccggcttttgggaagattccgcaatggacaacatcgacgaagaatatgaccggctcgttgaacaccttcacgactgcgcgaagaaggctgagagttttaaaaccaccaagagacgcctgtctcttcaaactcttgagctgatacgccagcgtggagcagcacgagccgcagggaaccaagaactcacgtccgagctcgcaaggctttgcagagaggcgataaaggaggacctcaaagagagaagagcagaagtgctggttGAAGCTGCAGATgtggggaaaagcatccgctatgcccgccgagacttcgccagtcgcaagacgaggatgactgctctccggaacccaaagggaacagccattgcatcgagaagggggatggagaaaatcatctacgacttctactctgatctcttcgacagccatgtccacttgcctcctcaccatttgagggaagatggacaagtcattccagagattCTCCCGttcgaaatacgacatgctatcttgtcggtaagaaatcgtgcCGCACTCgatcccgacagaataagaccaaaacacctgaagagccttccgccagtactcatcagcaccctggcgaggctctttacacgttatctggcggaatgcaaggttcctaaacagtggaagaccagcaagaccgtgttgttgtgtaaaaagggagatccacatgacatcggcaactatcgtccaatccgcctactgtccgtcatctacaagctctttacaagagtgatccttaataggattgaaaaagtcctggatgaaggacagccatgcgagcaagcagggtttcgaaaaggattcagcacgattgaccacaatCCCTCTCTTTCGAAAcacatcgaggtatcacgagagtacaagatgccgctctgtctcaccttcatcgactga